The DNA sequence AGGCGCAGAAAAAACCAAATGGATTCCGTGATTTCGCCGCCTGCGGGCGCTCCCGATATTCAGCCGATCTCGATCGTTACCGAGATGCGGACGAGCTTTCTCGATTATGCCATGTCGGTCATCGTCGCCCGCGCGCTGCCCGATGTGCGCGATGGGCTGAAACCCGTGCATCGGCGCATCCTGTGGGGCGCGCACGAAAGCGGCTTCACCGCCGGCAAGCCCTATCGCAAATCGGCGCGCATCGTCGGTGACGTGATGGGTAAATATCACCCGCACGGCGACAGCTCGATCTATGACGCACTGGCGCGCATGACCCAGGATTGGTCGCTGCGGCTGCCGCTGATCGACGGCCAGGGCAATTTCGGATCGATGGATCCCGATGCGCCCGCCGCGATGCGTTATACCGAGGCGCGGCTGGCGCGCTCGGCCGAAGCCTTGCTCGCCGATATCGACAAGGACACCGTCGATTTCATCGCCAACTATGACGGGTCGGAGCATGAGCCCGCCGTCCTGCCGGCGCGCTTTCCGAACCTGCTCGTCAATGGCGCCGGCGGCATTGCCGTCGGCATGGCGACCAACATTCCGCCGCACAATCTGGGCGAGGTCATCGACGCGGTGCGCGCCTGGCTCGACGACCAGACGATCAGTGTCGACGAGCTGATGAAATATCTGCCGGCGCCGGACTTTCCCACCGGCGCGCTGATCGTCGGCACCACCGGTCTGCGCACCGCCTATGAAACCGGCCGCGGCACGATCATCATGCGCTCCCGGTCGATCGTCGAGGAAGGGCGGGGCGAAAAGCGCAGCCTCGTGCTGACCGAAATTCCCTTCCAGCAGGGCAAGAACGCGCTCGTCGAAAAGATCGCCGAAGCGGTCAAGGACAAGCGTATCGAGGGCGTATCCGACCTGCGCGACGAATCGAACCGCGAAGGCGTTCGCATCGTCATGGAGTTGAAGCGCGACGCGACGCCCGAGGTCGTGCTGAACCAGGTCTATCGCCACACACCGGCGCAACAGACGTTCAGCATCAACATGCTCGCCATCCGCGGCGGCCGCCCGGAATTGATGGGCCTGCGCGACATCATCCAGGCCTTTGTGCAGTTCCGCGAGGAGGTCATCACCCGGCGTTCCAAGTTCGAGCTCGCCAAGGCGCGCGAGCGGGCGCATGTGTTGATCGGGCTGGTGATTGCGGTCAGCAACCTCGATGAAGTGGTGCGCGTCATTCGCGCCTCTGCCAATGCGGCGGCGGCGCGCGAACAGCTGCTGGCGCGCGATTGGGACGCGACCGAAGTCCGGCCGTATCTCGAACTGGTCGAAGCCGGCGACTATGCCGCCGATGCCGCCACGATCCGGCTGACCGACGCGCAGGTGAAGGCGATCCTCGACCTGCGACTGTCAAAGTTGACGGCGCTTGGCCGTGAGGAGATCGGCGAGGAACTGCAGGAACTCGCGGTCGCCATCACCGGCCTGCTCGAAATCCTGGCGGATCGCGTCAAGCTTTATGCCGTCTTGCGCGCCGAGATCGAGGAAGTGTCCGACAAATTCTCGACCAAGCGCCGGTCGGAACTGATTGCGGCCGGCGACGATCTCGACGACGAAGACCTGATCGAGCGCGAGGACATGGTCGTCACCGTCACCCATTCGGGATGGATCAAGCGTGTCGCCCTCGCCGAATATCGCGCCCAGAAACGTGGCGGCAAGGGCCGGTCGGGCATGGCGACCAAGGACGAGGATGTCATCACCAACATCTTCGTCACCAGCACCCACAATCCGGTGCTGTTCTTTTCCAGCGCCGGCAAGGTGTATCGCCAGAAGGTCTGGCGCCTGCCGGTCGGCAGCCCGCAGGCCAAGGGGCGCAGCCTCAACAACCTGCTGCCGCTTGGCGAGGGGGAAACCATCACCACCGTGCTGCCGTTGCCCGAGGACGAGACCGAATGGGGCCGTCTCAACGTGATGTTCGCCACCGCCCATGGCA is a window from the Polymorphobacter fuscus genome containing:
- the gyrA gene encoding DNA gyrase subunit A; its protein translation is MDSVISPPAGAPDIQPISIVTEMRTSFLDYAMSVIVARALPDVRDGLKPVHRRILWGAHESGFTAGKPYRKSARIVGDVMGKYHPHGDSSIYDALARMTQDWSLRLPLIDGQGNFGSMDPDAPAAMRYTEARLARSAEALLADIDKDTVDFIANYDGSEHEPAVLPARFPNLLVNGAGGIAVGMATNIPPHNLGEVIDAVRAWLDDQTISVDELMKYLPAPDFPTGALIVGTTGLRTAYETGRGTIIMRSRSIVEEGRGEKRSLVLTEIPFQQGKNALVEKIAEAVKDKRIEGVSDLRDESNREGVRIVMELKRDATPEVVLNQVYRHTPAQQTFSINMLAIRGGRPELMGLRDIIQAFVQFREEVITRRSKFELAKARERAHVLIGLVIAVSNLDEVVRVIRASANAAAAREQLLARDWDATEVRPYLELVEAGDYAADAATIRLTDAQVKAILDLRLSKLTALGREEIGEELQELAVAITGLLEILADRVKLYAVLRAEIEEVSDKFSTKRRSELIAAGDDLDDEDLIEREDMVVTVTHSGWIKRVALAEYRAQKRGGKGRSGMATKDEDVITNIFVTSTHNPVLFFSSAGKVYRQKVWRLPVGSPQAKGRSLNNLLPLGEGETITTVLPLPEDETEWGRLNVMFATAHGSVRRNSMDAFTNVPTAGKLAIRFEDGDADRLIGVALCDEGDDVFLAARSGKAIRFAADDVREFVSRTSTGVRGMSLPEGDEVISMAVLKRFDATSEEREDYLKAAPWKGEGLEPILSETRHAQFAAAEQFILTVTSNGYGKRSSAFEYRRTGRGGQGIVNIDASARNGHVVASMPVGPDDQLMLVTDQAKLIRMGINDIRIMGRGTQGVTLFKVADNEHVVSAALIPGDDDDAEGEAVSPA